Part of the Quercus lobata isolate SW786 chromosome 6, ValleyOak3.0 Primary Assembly, whole genome shotgun sequence genome, TCATGTTCTTTGGAAGAACCTTGCTAGTACCCTAACGGAGCAGGAACTATATCAAAAACAAGGATCTCAACTGCCATAGAGCTTGATGAACCACTAACAGAAAATGAAGCTCCCAGACTACTTTGGGTTGGCCGGCCGGCGGTGGAGATAGGAGGCTATGGGTGATCGGTTGGAGCTGGGTTCTGGGTTACATTTTACAGAGAGAGAAgtccatgagagagagagagagaaagatcaTACGTATAGacttttttagggtttttagtttttattttattttttatttttttaataggtgtTGTAGTTAACTAGGGTCAGTGGAGTTAAGTTTACTTAAGTAAttatgtgcaatgcacatgctattttttacacatgtcattttattagaGCAATTTGTAGCCTTAGGTTACAACTGGTTTTGTAGCTAAGTTTTGTCCTTCTTTGATATAACTTAGTAattttttagtagtttttttctttgaatttccATATATTGGCCCAACCCTGTGATAGAAAGCTATTGAGGCTCATTTTTGACAAGCCCAGTAAGAGAAAAGGCCCAGCAACATGGGCAGGCCAAAGTTAGCAAGCAAGAAAAAACCATTGAGCCTAAGTGGCAGGAATGAATGGCTTATGGGCTCATAAAGTGGGTTTTGAGGAAGCCAACGGGCTTGAATGGGCttggaaagagagaagaagcaaACCCATGGGCAGTATGTAGAAAAGCAAGAATGAGCCAcagcaggcccaaagtaatgtaAGCAAAAAAAGTAAGGGGCTAATGGAAGACCCATCAGCCCCAATGATGAGGTATAAAGTAATTGGGCCAGGAAAGCTCAAGAGAGTTAGTAAAGGCCCATGGGAAAGCAGGATTGAAAAAAGGCTGAGGAAGCCCAAGAAAAGCAAATgcgccaaggatgcccaagaggGAAATGGGACACAGGAGCTCGCAAACAATATAAGAAAAGGCCCAGTGAACACACTGAGTCATTGGAAGGGAGATAAACAGCAAGCCCAAAGAGGCCCAACATGATTGAGTTAAACAACATTACAGCGGGAATAGCAGAGTGGAATGACAGGAAATGCTAGCAAGGTCACAGAATGAAATACAGAGTAGGTCGGGGGAAGGAAGGCCCATGGTCTGACAAGGCCCAACCCCCAAAAGAAGCAAGTCATAAAGAATGGCAGATCAGAAAACAACCCACGCcataagaagccaaaagtgcACAGCAGAATGTGCAGACCAATCTCCAGAACACGGTAAATGCGTGAGCAATAGGTGAAGAAGGTGAAGCATATGCGAGACCCAGGCACCatcagcctgtacccagccaatataggaaatggtgggtcatgggtcagaggtaagagagggCATGGTCTGGCGgtggggagagggaaaaaaccTATTCTGGGGTTCTTGCTCAgactcttttgggggaaatgtcttGCTGAGATGACATGCCATCAAAAAGAAGTAAGGATGAGTTGGAACcgctaggtgcatgccatgagggatagaaAGAGAAAGCACACACACTGCAACGGGTAGAAAAGCCAcgacaagcaaacaaacaaaatagcctTCTTTGTCTGGTAGAGGGGAGCGGTACAGCCAGcacaggtaagtggtggtggctgaACAACTGACGATCAATAAGTGGTCGGCAAGGACACCCACACTAGACAAAGGtagttaagggctaaaacagtaaatACCAGTCACGACAGGCTCTATATAAAGGACCCCTTGCTGTGCACTGAGGGGGGAGGAAAAAATCACAGTAATAGGAATTTCTAGGAAAAACAATAACCAGAAGTAAGCATTGGGAAGAAAAGgaagtaaaacaaaagaaaagaaaagtaagaagtaacgagaggaaaagaaaaacagagagtttTGAATGACAGGCATACACTAATAGGTTGATCCCCTCTCTCCCTCAATAGCCTTGCTCTCTATAAAAGGCAAAAGATTTGTATTTGGGCATAGACCATTTAGGCCTGTTCtcttaaaacaattaatttcttCTCTGAGATTACTCTTGTTGATGGATCGGTCGTCCCTTTCTTAGTTTCAATCCCGTGTATTACTTGGCATGGCAGACTAACACTTTGATTTTGCTAACTCTATTTATCTTTCACTTAGCTTATTCTGTATACGGAGAGTCTTTTGTTgctcacttttatttattgtggCTAAAAGTAGTGACTATATTTTCTTGTGTTATCCGTATTATATATGCCTGTCATAACTTGTTTATAGCGGCTATGCTTGCCATGGGCATGTAACCGAAGCCTGGCAGACGTGGTGTAGTTTGTACACAAGCCGGACCAAGGTGGGTTCCAATTGGACCGAtcccaactcccttatccagaaaacttgggccTAGTGCAGTAGGAAGCAACCCAACATTACAAACAAGGCCCACCACCTTACAAAAGCTATGCAATCTTCTGAACTTCCTTTATGTGGCTGATTTTACTACTTAGTTCCATGGGTACTAATGAATTTGGTTAAGCAAACACATAAAgcatatttttttctatttgcaaCACTGGCCATGAGCAAACTCATAAATGTGAGGTAAACCCTCCAAATTAAAATGtccaaattatttatttccatCAATATTCTTATCTAATGCCTTTGAAATCAAGATTTCCAGAATAGGCAGTATTTTCCAAATGATCCTTTATGAGGAATATGCATAATTGATACTCAATGCGAGACTTATCCTCTGAAAAGTATGTGGCCAATATTCTTATCTAATGCCTTTGAAATCAAGATTTCCAGAATAGGCAGTATTTTCTAAATGTTCCTTTATGAGGAATATGCATAATTGATACTCAATGCGAGACTTACCCTCTGAAAAGTATGTGGCCAACAGTCCATTCTCATTCGTGTAGGACAGTCAAGTGAAGTAGGGTGACCATGCTACCCTGCTAAGTGCTAAGTGCTAATTGATTTGAAGTGAAGGACATGTTTGTGGTCAGTGAACCTAATATTTCTTCTTGGAACGAATCAAAGATTGAGATCATCCTCAAGCTTTTGTCGAACTATTatctttttttggaaaacttttACTAAACCAGAcattattataaatatacagattcttgaaaaattatgaGGGACTCAGTCCTCGTGAGGTGACGAGTCAATCGGCTGTGAAAATTACAACACTTCGTATCATACCCGCATTCTACTGCAATTGAATACTAAGGACCCATCATCATAATAGCTCCTATAGATTAAGTGTGTGAGAGAATTGTGGCCACTACTTTCACCACATCTCTGTCCCAACAACCTTCTTTTACCATACACTATGCCATTCAACATGCAGTGATGCTGTCTTCTGATGAGTGGCTTGCAATGTTGGTGAGCCTCAACCATTGCGTTGAAAATATAGCATTATTAGTATGGATGTGAGGTTCCAAAGCCAAACAGTTCATTCTCAAAGTAATTCACCGGTACTGCCCATCATCAATTTCTTTTTCCAGTGGTATAGTTTTGACGTGATCTTAACATGTCAAATTCACTAGTGCTTTGTGGTCCAGTGTTTCTTAGCTACCTTCTCACCATCCTGTTTTGCCATTTTGTGGGTCTAGTTTTGAAGTGATTTtgtcttttcttcttatttttttcctaaaggaCCTTGCAGTTTCTTTGATCTCAACTAATTACTTGTGAGTGCTGCAAATCATTTTCATTGGAAATCATTCCATTCTTGTAttgttttatcttatttgattttatatccAAGAGTTTACGATGTTAAAGTGACTGGAACAAAATACTTTATCGGTTGAACTTATtgtttctcaatatatatatatatataaaagttgaacTTATTAAAACCCACTCACTTAATTTTACATCCAGAGTGTTGCAAATCATTTGCATTTGATGTTTTTTTGAAAGACCTTGCAGTTTCTTTGTACTACTTTACTATGAAACTGCCTCGTTGgcaaaatttgcaaaataatgttattttaatagtaattatttaaattgacaCCTTTTTGAAACAATTTGAGAATATGGccttttttagttttgaaacCATGTTTTCTAAACGCgattttacttaattttaaaaacatgattttagcacttaaaaattaaaaacggGTTTCTAaaacatgattaaaaaaatgttagttcCCCAAATAGCTTAaaaaacaatgtaaatttatataatttatattaatgattaagtttttttttttttttttttgggctcagctcgtttattaaaaaaagcctaaaattaaggctcaaacttggcttgtttataaacaaataacatgaacaactttctcaaaaaaatgaacaagatttttattgaataaagcTTGAGCCTGTCcatggacaatttttttttttttgcttgggctcaactcatttattaaaaaaaaaaaatctaaaattaaggCTCAAGCTTgacttgtttataaacaaataacatGAACAcgatttttattgaataaagcCTAAGCTGTTTATAAACGATCCATGCGATTGAGTTGATAAACGAGGTTCCTAAATTAATCAATTCCCAAGTGATTTCTAAAGAAATCAATTCTGTTTAGATGAAAACCACACACAAAAATTTCATCtaatttgaaagaattaaataagagataatGCACACAACACTTTAGAAAATCTTTTTTGACCTAAACAACATGGGAAAAGATTCCCTTCAATTGAATCCTCTAATTCCTTCCTATTTTTAGCAATATTTGAAGCACttgtcatttattttatttttaaatgcaacGTGtcttacatttaaaaaaaaaaaaaaaaaaaggaggaaactGGAGAATTTAATGGGAGGGGATCTCATCCCTAAAATTTCATATATCATAAACCGCTTGATTCTGCCCTAATTTCTTCCTTCATCCAATTAAATGttgaaattttcttaggaaGGCAAATTTTTACTAATGTAAAACTTCTAGTATTTCGAAGATCAAAGAGATATTAGAATGATTATGAGGACCACAACGCTCATGAAGTGAACTGACATGAAGAATGTTCCCACTGAGGTCACAAGTCAAACGGCTGTGAAAACCGCAACAACCCACACCCACATTCCCCTGCAATTGAGGACCGAGGACCCAAGATACAGTTTCTTTTGATGGAGGGTGTGAGAGCCTCTACATTCACTGCATCTCTGTTCCAACAAATCTCTTTTCATCTTACTTTGCTTATCCAAATGCATTCTTACTTTTTACATTGCAGTAATGCAGACATTTGGTTGGTTTCTGATTAGTGGTTTGCAACGTGGATGAGCCTCAGCCATTGCCTTGAAAAAAATCGTATCAATTTGAGGTTCCAATCAGTTCATTCTCGGGCATCTCATCAGTACAACATTCATCATTTTGTTCCAGTTGTATAACTTTGAAGTGATTTTAACAATGTCTAATTGACCACTGGTTTTGTGCCTGTGTTTCTCAGATACTTTCTTGGAGTCTTCTTTGACTAGCAACTTAAAAGGGGATGGAAGTATGGCACAGGAGCGCAAAAGCATGATCTCTCTAGATTATACTGAATGTTAAATTCCatgtagtaaaataataaaaatcctTTGTCTTGCCTTATGCTTCAACAATCGCAGTTAGCACATCTCTTTTTTCCCCTATAAAGtaaccaaagtttaaaattaaaatttaaaaaaaaaaaaaaaatcaaatacaaacatGCTGCAGTTGGTGAAGCAAAAAGTGGAATGGACAAAGGATTTCTATTCATCATAAAAATAGCATGTATACAGATGGTGAACTGGTTCCAACTATAAAGGCTAGAAGACTTTCATTATAGTATGATTGATCTTTTGCATCTTCTATACCATGCTTACTGCATGGCTCAAAAACTTACAAGAGTAAAAGCTAAAACGGGGCATggggtaaaataaaaataatgcctgTACAATCTCTTGCTATAGTGTCAGTAATTggaaataaacataaaaaatttagtattgtCATTCATAAAACTTGTGGTTACAAATCCCTCCcctttaataaattttataaatgcaTAACATGTTGAAGGCAGAGGGATAGTCATTGCAAGCTCTTTTCATGTTCATTAGATCATCACTACAAGAACTTGCTTCTTTTTAGATACCTGACAATATAAACACAGCCAATTGTTGCAAGTTCATATCTGAGTTCTAACTGCCTTTCCCTAAATTAGATGGTCTTGGCTCTCCAGTCCTTGGACTAAATGGCCCTCTTCCACCAAGCCGAGGACTCTGTTCCCCTCTCAGTTCACTTATGCGAGGGCTGTGTACACTATCTGACAGCCGTGGGCTCTGTAGGCTTCTAAATTCTTTGGAAGGTGTTGCTGTGCAGCTTGTTAACTTGAGACTGCACATCCGTCTAATCTCGCCCCGACTACGTGTTACTATCCCATCTAGAATCTCTCCATCATCTCCAAATGAAGCTGTCCGTCCCATTTCCCCATCCTGCTATGGACAAATCAAGAAAACGAGATACATAAGTTAAGCTGTATTGCTAGGTCACCTTAATCACTTTCTATTCTAAATCCATTTTAATTCAACCCGAAAAATTACACTACATTGATTACAAAGAGAATAGATTAGCAAAACTGAAGTTCTTCAGATTTTCTGAATTCTTCTTCCTAGGCATGTAATGTATATATAGAATGTAGTAtgtaaggaaaaacaaatagagTTTATCTACAGGTTGAAGCAAAAGAACTAAAATTGTAAAGTTGCTAGCTTTTTCTGCTTACAACAAGTTTGGTAGGGGGATTAAAGCCCAAGTTCTCCCCATAGGCACAACCGGATAGTACCACTGAACCACAAGCATAATCAATAAAGGGAAGTTGAGCAAAAACTTACTATTGCTAGGTTGAATGATAAAGCTGGTGCCTCTTCATACTCTGCAGCATCTAAATCTTGAAGGTGTGCCGCTTTGAAAAACTTGGGCAAAATGTATTGTCTCACAGGAACCAAAAGCATAATCATTAAAGGGAACAGAACCCCAGCAATTGGAACCCATGTGATCCCAAAACAAACAAGCAGATAAGCAGTCTGGAAGATTGTAAAAATTGCAATGGTCTTGAAAGGTACAGTTTCCACAAAAGTGGCATGGTACTCCTCCAGTACTCTGAAAAAGCATGCAATATGGTTAGTTCCATACCATTCACGTTTATAGGTAAAATGATCAAAGAGATGAAGAAAGCAGCTAAGAGCCTACTTGTATCTTCTACTTGGAGCTGTGAAGAGCAATAAGATTCTTTCCCAAAACTGGTTACCGGGTAAGCTTTCAATGGCCATGAAGGCAAAATAGCCCCAGAGTACTGAGGTTGGGATCTTCTTAAGGAAAGGCATGGCTGCAACACATCCTCCTACCATCATAGCTTGAAGCAGGTTACTGAGCCGCTGTTCTTTCACCTCAACAGGCAGTAAATCATCAATCTCTTTCTCAACATCAAACGTGCTCTCATCAACCGGGGCATTTATATTCCCCGTGCTTGAAGCTATTTGAATTGTGGAGTCTTTCAATTCCTTTAATCCCTGCTCAGAATACAAATTTAGGCAAGGTTGCATACTTTTCGGCACCATAAGAATTGATCACACttcagaaaatttaaaataataataaaaccaaaaggagaacaaaaaaatcatgaacATTTATTAGACTAACATTATAAATCAAGCCGTCTTAGCCTTTATATTCTCACAGAAATTATATGAACTATATTGGAATCTCTAATTAACATGGCCATAATAAGGTTCTTTTGAAACAAAGCGTTGGATATCCAAGATATGTCCATCAATATTTGGTTTTCTAGTTTCTGCATTGTGTCTTTTCTATGTAGATACAAATGTGACTATCAACAGCAGTTTTCTGCTATGTTAGACAAAGAAAAGAACGAAAATATGAAGTCATCATACCCTAGCTGAAGGTTCCTGGTAAATTAAAGGAGTCTGCATCTGTTGATAGGCTTCTTGCATGCTTCCATACACTTGTCCCAAGCTTGCATTATTTCTCATACACTTGCGTGCTGTTGCTACAAGTCGATTACGAAGTAACTGCAAAACAGGAAGATGTTGTTATAAGGATGTACATACACAGAATCTATGCATGTGTATGTTTGCATGGGTGTGTGCTTGACTATGTCTGCATGCACATCTGTGTTCCTGTGTGCCTGCGTTCTGAATACATTATAGTCAACTATTTACTAAATGGGATTTATGGATATTCATAGTAGTAAACTGGCAGTTTCTTGGATGCAACATGAAGAGCGAAGAGGCTGAGCAACTGATTGGCTACTAGTCAGCAAGCTCTAAATTTGGCAGCAGAATAAAGAACCTGGAATTATGGTATCTTTGTGTACCTGGTGTTTAAGCGTAGCCAAACTTTTAGTATGCATTGGAGATTGAGGAATAACTCCATTTGATGGAGGGATCCCAATGAGACCACACAATATGACCTGTCATGCAGTAACAAGATTTCAAATGAGGCAAGTGGGTACTAAGTGCTGTAATTTGCAATTGCATAATAGAGAactggaagaaaaaaaatggacaacACAAGAAGGGCATTTGCATACCATGAACCCCAAAAGAAGTAAATCATAATGGAAAGAAGGGGGTTTTCTCAAATTGAACTCTTTCTGCTGGGCGAGTTGAGAAGCCACACTGTGGTCAAAGTAGTAGAGCACTGCAATCATTGTTGCAGGAATGAAAGCCCCAATTATATAGAGAACCGGCACATTTAGCATGTCCTGTCAGTTTTAGGTTAAGCCATTTAACATACTCTTCTAACTATAAGTATTATAAAGGAACAAATATATCAAGCTAAAGGGCATATAAATATACAATTTTCCAGAATCACAAACCTTAATGACAGTCCAATTCTCATATGCACCTGGTGACCATGGATTTGGACTGAAGAGTCGTCTTGGGATTCCTTTTGGAACACTTCCAGCTGGTAGATAGGAAATAGCTGTCCAAACTACAACCATCAATGGCACACCATAATCTGCTATGAAGCCTCTGAGCGATCCTGTGGGAGTTAATAATGAACTCCATAAATTGAAAGAACACTAGAAGGACCTACAGCAGCAAATATGGTTCATATAGACAGGTTTAAAGGTCCTTCAGTTGTTTCTCTCTTTGAGCTCAAATTATTGATATTCACAAAGGAGTCCCATCTCATGTACTCAGTAGGCAGAGAAGCCAAttttccaccaattcctcttcacATTTCCCTTCCCTTTATGACATCTTCTACAGGGAAAGAATTGGTGAGCCTCCTAGATATCATGAATGAGACTACTTGTTTGCATCGTTTAAACCTATTGGCTAAGGAAGGCTCATAAACTGAAACTAGGAGTGCTTTAAATGAATTTCTATGGCAAGCAGTAACTTAAGAGTTTGTAAGACATTGGAGAGGCTGACAACCTTAAACAAGATGCATGGGGAGTGGAATTCCTTgaaagtatatatttaaaatgacTTACCAGACCCATACCGCCAAGACCTTGCTTTTCTGCTTCTTAAAGCGGTAAGCAGAAGAGCAAATGACAAAACTAAAGCAAACATGCCATTTGAAAATCTCCATGAAGGCTGAAACTCaattgaatttggattttcTCTTTCAGGTATACGAAATTCTTCAACAAGTCCCTAGCAAACCCAATTAAAAAACAAGCATGAAACTCTATACATGCAACTATTGATATTATGTGCTTCAAGGAGGGTGGGCGGGGGTGTTGGAGGATGTCTCTTACTTTTATAGCTTCTTGCATGAAGAGCATTGCAATAAGAAGGCCAAACAGTTCCCCAGCTATACGAGTAAACCTATTAATAATGGAGCAAGCCCCTAACACAGCCAGTAGGAACAGCAATATGGCAGTCCACACACATACCCTGCCCATCCAAATGACCATAtaagttcaaaaaatataaacagaATTCCTaatcaaaattaatcaaatgtCATAGCAATTAACATCAGCAGAAGAAGTTGCAATATCTTTCCATTAGATGGCAATAAGAAAATACGATACCATCCAGTCCATGCTAAAAAGAGCTTTGATCCCAAATCTGGCCTATCTTTAGCAAACTTGAACATAAATGTATACATAATCACGGTTGGCTCTGCGACTCCGAGAATCAGCAAAGGTTGACCTCCAATGATTGAGTGTATAATTCCACACAGTGCTGTAGAAGCTAATGTTTGAACTGCTGTTAGAACTCCATCTGTTGATACCAGTAAAAAATCTTGAGATACTTAACACACAAATagttatatacataatatatgCACCATTTCTGGCCCTAGATAAAAATTATGAGATGCTTAATTGAAAATTAGCAGCAACATTTAGACAATATTCAAACAAAATGATACCTGTACTTCTATCCAACTGTTCTCCAAAAGAAATAACTGGGATTGCTGAAgcaaagaatatatatgtagTGGGGGCCAAAATCCTAGGAAAAATCGAAACAAGTTACTAAGCTAACATCATTATTTTGTGTCAAATTCAGCAATAGTTAAATGCCACATTTAATATTAACCCAAAACCTTATAATTGAACTACATTTATTACACAATCCATAGTTCTCGTGGCAGGAGAAAAATATACCTGAAGCCTGCCTTGAATCCACCAGTCCAATCTTGCTTGTAACACATCAGCCTCCCATTAAGATCATTCTTGATTCCGCGAAATGGCACAAATGTCTCTTCCATAGCTCCTTCTTTACTAGGACCACTGAGAGCACCTTCTTGAATGCCTTAACAAAGGACAGTGCTCATGCCAATCTGGTTGTGACTTGTGACCAAGGTGAGTGAGTCTGGCATTGGAAGATTAACAATCTAAAATTTATGTTTGAATGACATGAACATAGAAAAACAAAGACAGAACTTAGATGTCATTTGGGTATAATTAAATCATAATTATACAATTTTGACCCACACAGGAAAAGTCAGAATTGTGTTACTTGGGCACAACtcagaataaataaataaaaacaagagcAGCATTATGCAGACCTGGCCCTAAGGTATAGTAAACATCATACAAATCACAGTAACAACTATGGCAAAACCTCAGAAACTTCAAAATGACAAAGGCATTGTAGTATTTTACCACTAAGCGACAAACAAGACTGGCCCTTTTGCTTGTATTGAAGTTTAGCATTCACACAATGTGGGCACAGAACGTTTGTAGGGAAAGGCTCCAGATATTTAAGCTTGGAAAGTGTGGTGAGAAGGGACTGTATTTGATGCTGATATAGTAATGTGGGTcaataaaaggaacaaaatgaACATCACTGTCAGTGTtgcacatttaaaaaaaaaaaaaccaaaatctaaaaGCTTATTTGAAGAAGCCTA contains:
- the LOC115994888 gene encoding probable boron transporter 2 isoform X2 — encoded protein: MEETFVPFRGIKNDLNGRLMCYKQDWTGGFKAGFRILAPTTYIFFASAIPVISFGEQLDRSTDGVLTAVQTLASTALCGIIHSIIGGQPLLILGVAEPTVIMYTFMFKFAKDRPDLGSKLFLAWTGWVCVWTAILLFLLAVLGACSIINRFTRIAGELFGLLIAMLFMQEAIKGLVEEFRIPERENPNSIEFQPSWRFSNGMFALVLSFALLLTALRSRKARSWRYGSGSLRGFIADYGVPLMVVVWTAISYLPAGSVPKGIPRRLFSPNPWSPGAYENWTVIKDMLNVPVLYIIGAFIPATMIAVLYYFDHSVASQLAQQKEFNLRKPPSFHYDLLLLGFMVILCGLIGIPPSNGVIPQSPMHTKSLATLKHQLLRNRLVATARKCMRNNASLGQVYGSMQEAYQQMQTPLIYQEPSARGLKELKDSTIQIASSTGNINAPVDESTFDVEKEIDDLLPVEVKEQRLSNLLQAMMVGGCVAAMPFLKKIPTSVLWGYFAFMAIESLPGNQFWERILLLFTAPSRRYKVLEEYHATFVETVPFKTIAIFTIFQTAYLLVCFGITWVPIAGVLFPLMIMLLVPVRQYILPKFFKAAHLQDLDAAEYEEAPALSFNLAIDGEMGRTASFGDDGEILDGIVTRSRGEIRRMCSLKLTSCTATPSKEFRSLQSPRLSDSVHSPRISELRGEQSPRLGGRGPFSPRTGEPRPSNLGKGS
- the LOC115994888 gene encoding probable boron transporter 2 isoform X1, translated to MEETFVPFRGIKNDLNGRLMCYKQDWTGGFKAGFRILAPTTYIFFASAIPVISFGEQLDRSTDGVLTAVQTLASTALCGIIHSIIGGQPLLILGVAEPTVIMYTFMFKFAKDRPDLGSKLFLAWTGWVCVWTAILLFLLAVLGACSIINRFTRIAGELFGLLIAMLFMQEAIKGLVEEFRIPERENPNSIEFQPSWRFSNGMFALVLSFALLLTALRSRKARSWRYGSGSLRGFIADYGVPLMVVVWTAISYLPAGSVPKGIPRRLFSPNPWSPGAYENWTVIKDMLNVPVLYIIGAFIPATMIAVLYYFDHSVASQLAQQKEFNLRKPPSFHYDLLLLGFMVILCGLIGIPPSNGVIPQSPMHTKSLATLKHQLLRNRLVATARKCMRNNASLGQVYGSMQEAYQQMQTPLIYQEPSARGLKELKDSTIQIASSTGNINAPVDESTFDVEKEIDDLLPVEVKEQRLSNLLQAMMVGGCVAAMPFLKKIPTSVLWGYFAFMAIESLPGNQFWERILLLFTAPSRRYKVLEEYHATFVETVPFKTIAIFTIFQTAYLLVCFGITWVPIAGVLFPLMIMLLVPVRQYILPKFFKAAHLQDLDAAEYEEAPALSFNLAIQDGEMGRTASFGDDGEILDGIVTRSRGEIRRMCSLKLTSCTATPSKEFRSLQSPRLSDSVHSPRISELRGEQSPRLGGRGPFSPRTGEPRPSNLGKGS